From the genome of Colwellia psychrerythraea 34H, one region includes:
- a CDS encoding YcxB family protein produces MTQSSSYTASFTLDKAHYSECYTQSSTLSHDKKTYFKANVLTVFGLIILLATPVNPYAAWFVIALGLLETISVYYHKPWWVIRQMLSKASHSEVKLTIDEQGILTESFHINNRILWADVTRVTETDLGFLIYFSLGKTAMGKDIASKSYISKSCLSDDATAFIGQKNPTVA; encoded by the coding sequence ATGACCCAATCTAGTTCATATACAGCCAGTTTCACTTTAGATAAAGCCCACTATAGCGAATGCTACACTCAATCGAGTACCTTATCACATGATAAAAAAACGTACTTTAAAGCCAACGTTTTAACTGTCTTCGGTTTGATCATTTTGTTGGCTACACCTGTGAACCCTTACGCGGCTTGGTTCGTCATTGCTTTAGGACTTCTCGAAACAATTAGTGTTTATTATCATAAACCTTGGTGGGTGATTAGGCAGATGCTTAGTAAGGCTTCCCATAGTGAAGTAAAACTGACCATTGATGAACAAGGTATTTTGACAGAGTCATTCCATATAAATAACCGTATTTTGTGGGCTGATGTCACTCGCGTTACAGAAACTGATCTAGGATTTTTGATTTACTTTAGCTTAGGTAAAACAGCAATGGGCAAAGATATTGCCAGTAAAAGCTATATCTCTAAAAGTTGTTTATCGGATGACGCTACCGCTTTTATAGGACAAAAAAATCCTACTGTCGCTTAG